From the genome of Streptacidiphilus rugosus AM-16, one region includes:
- the htpX gene encoding zinc metalloprotease HtpX, which translates to MSRTRFAPDRGLTTRMLITMFMIGLLFVAFVGVLLVALRGMWPLVVIIAGGLFIAQFWFSDKIAAFSMGAREVTPQDYPELHGAIDRLCALADMSKPKVAVAQSDIPNAFATGRNEKNAVVCVTTGLLRRLEPEELEGVLAHELSHVAHRDVAVMTIAGFLGVLAGIITRVGLQFGMFGGFDRRDSRDNDNTAIAMLAVIAISAVVYAISFLLTRLLSRYRELSADRSAALLTGKPSALASALTKVTGDIGAIPTQDLRQAQPFNAFYFAPALSARAVASNAFSTHPSLQQRLEQLGRISTELGRG; encoded by the coding sequence ATGTCCAGGACTCGTTTCGCACCGGACCGCGGGCTGACCACGCGCATGCTGATCACGATGTTCATGATCGGCCTGCTGTTCGTGGCCTTCGTCGGCGTGCTGCTGGTGGCCCTGCGCGGGATGTGGCCCCTGGTCGTCATCATCGCGGGCGGACTCTTCATCGCCCAGTTCTGGTTCAGCGACAAGATCGCCGCCTTCAGCATGGGCGCCCGCGAGGTCACCCCCCAGGACTACCCGGAGCTGCACGGCGCCATCGACCGCCTGTGCGCGCTCGCGGACATGTCCAAGCCGAAGGTCGCCGTCGCGCAGAGTGACATCCCGAACGCGTTCGCGACCGGCCGGAACGAGAAGAACGCCGTCGTCTGCGTCACCACCGGTCTGCTGCGCCGCCTCGAGCCGGAGGAGCTGGAGGGCGTGCTGGCCCACGAGCTCTCGCACGTCGCCCACCGCGACGTCGCGGTGATGACCATCGCCGGCTTCCTCGGCGTGCTGGCCGGCATCATCACCCGCGTCGGCCTCCAGTTCGGCATGTTCGGCGGCTTCGACCGTCGCGACAGCCGCGACAACGACAACACCGCGATCGCGATGCTCGCCGTCATCGCGATCAGCGCCGTCGTCTACGCCATCAGCTTCCTGCTGACCCGCCTGCTCTCCCGCTACCGCGAGCTGTCCGCCGACCGCTCGGCCGCGCTGCTGACCGGCAAGCCCTCGGCGCTCGCCTCGGCGCTCACCAAGGTCACCGGCGACATCGGCGCGATCCCGACGCAGGACCTGCGCCAGGCCCAGCCGTTCAACGCCTTCTACTTCGCCCCGGCCCTGTCCGCGCGCGCGGTCGCCAGCAACGCCTTCTCCACCCACCCGTCGCTCCAGCAGCGCCTGGAGCAGCTCGGCAGGATCTCCACCGAACTCGGCCGCGGCTGA
- the hrcA gene encoding heat-inducible transcriptional repressor HrcA: MREERRLDDRKLAVLRAIVQDYVGTEEPVGSKALVERHNLGVSSATVRNDMAVLEEEGYIHQPHTSAGRVPTDKGYRLFVDRLTEVKPLSTAERRAITSFLDHAVDLDDVVARTVRLLAQLTRQVAVVQYPSLTRSTVRHVELVALTPTRVMLVLITDTGRVEQRLVDCPSQVGEAMLGDLRSRLNARAAGRRFAEVPTLLQDLPESFPHQDRAAVTTVLSTLYEALVEQTEERVVLGGTANLTRFPHDFPLTIAPVLEALEEQVVLLRLLGETGDPGVMVRIGHENAYEGLNSTSVVSVGYGSGDETVAKLGVVGPTRMDYPGTMGAVRAVARYVGQILAAS, translated from the coding sequence GTGCGCGAGGAGCGTCGGCTCGACGACCGCAAGCTCGCGGTGCTGCGCGCCATCGTGCAGGACTACGTGGGCACCGAGGAGCCGGTCGGCTCCAAGGCGCTGGTCGAACGCCACAACCTCGGTGTCTCCTCGGCTACCGTCCGTAACGACATGGCCGTCCTCGAGGAGGAGGGCTACATCCACCAGCCGCACACCAGTGCCGGACGGGTGCCCACCGACAAGGGATACCGGCTCTTCGTCGACCGGCTGACGGAGGTCAAGCCGCTGTCGACGGCCGAGCGCCGGGCGATCACCAGCTTCCTCGACCACGCGGTGGACCTCGACGACGTCGTCGCCCGCACGGTGCGGCTGCTGGCGCAGCTGACCAGACAGGTGGCGGTGGTCCAGTACCCCTCGCTCACCCGTTCCACGGTCCGGCACGTCGAGCTGGTCGCGCTGACGCCGACCCGGGTGATGCTGGTGCTGATCACCGACACCGGACGGGTCGAGCAGCGGCTGGTCGACTGCCCGAGCCAGGTCGGCGAGGCGATGCTGGGGGACCTGCGCAGCAGGCTCAACGCGCGGGCGGCCGGTCGCCGCTTCGCCGAGGTGCCGACGCTGCTGCAGGATCTCCCTGAGAGCTTCCCGCACCAGGACCGGGCCGCGGTCACGACCGTGCTGTCCACTCTGTACGAGGCGCTGGTCGAGCAGACCGAGGAGCGCGTCGTCCTGGGCGGCACCGCGAACCTGACCCGCTTCCCGCACGACTTCCCCCTCACCATCGCCCCCGTCCTGGAGGCGCTGGAAGAACAGGTGGTGCTGCTTCGGCTGCTGGGTGAGACCGGAGACCCGGGAGTGATGGTCAGGATCGGTCACGAGAACGCCTATGAGGGACTGAATTCCACCTCGGTCGTCTCGGTGGGCTACGGTTCGGGCGATGAGACCGTCGCCAAACTCGGGGTGGTCGGGCCGACGCGGATGGACTACCCGGGAACCATGGGTGCTGTCCGAGCGGTTGCACGGTATGTCGGTCAGATCCTGGCCGCGTCCTAG